The following coding sequences lie in one Prionailurus viverrinus isolate Anna chromosome X, UM_Priviv_1.0, whole genome shotgun sequence genomic window:
- the GPR174 gene encoding probable G-protein coupled receptor 174 has protein sequence MPANDTCAVPNGDNGDFRYFIYAVTYTVILVPGLIGNILALWVFYGYMKETKRAVIFMINLAIADLLQVLSLPLRIFYYLNHDWPFGTGLCMFCFYLKYVNMYASIYFLVCISVRRFWFLMYPFRFHDCKQKYDLYVSIAGWLIICLACLLFPLFRTSDDTSGNRTKCFVGLPTRNVNLVQSIAMMTIGELIGFVTPLLIILYCTWKTVLSLHDKYPVVQDLGEKKKALKMILTCAGVFLICFAPYHFSFPLDFLVKSNKIQSCLARRVILIFHSAALCLASLNSCLDPVIYYFTTNEFRRRLSRQESIQLHGKSFVNI, from the coding sequence ATGCCTGCAAATGACACTTGTGCTGTGCCAAATGGAGACAATGGAGATTTTCGATATTTTATCTATGCAGTGACATACACTGTAATTCTTGTGCCAGGTCTCATAGGGAACATATTAGCCTTGTGGGTATTTTATGGCTatatgaaagaaaccaaaagggCTGTGATATTCATGATAAACTTAGCCATTGCTGACTTACTACAAGTTCTCTCCCTGCCACTAAGGATCTTTTACTACTTGAATCATGACTGGCCATTTGGGACTGGTCTTTGCATGTTCTGTTTCTACCTGAAGTATGTCAACATGTATGCAAGCATCTACTTCTTGGTCTGCATAAGTGTGCGACGATTTTGGTTTCTCATGTACCCCTTTCGCTTCCATGACTGCAAACAGAAATATGACCTATACGTCAGCATCGCTGGATGGTTGATCATCTGCCTTGCCTGtctgctctttcctctcttcaGAACCAGTGATGACACTTCAGGCAACAGAACCAAATGCTTTGTGGGTCTTCCTACCAGGAATGTCAATCTGGTCCAATCTATTGCCATGATGACCATTGGTGAGCTGATTGGGTTTGTCACTCCTCTTCTGATTATCCTTTACTGTACCTGGAAGACAGTTTTATCACTGCATGATAAATATCCTGTGGTCCAAGAccttggggagaaaaagaaagccttGAAGATGATTCTAACCTGTGCAGGAGTATTCTTAATTTGCTTTGCACCTTATCACTTCAGTTTTCCTTTAGATTTCCTGGTCAAGTCCAACAAAATTCAAAGCTGCCTAGCCAGAAGGGTGATTCTAATATTTCATTCTGCTGCCCTCTGTCTTGCTAGTCTGAATTCCTGTCTTGACCCAGTCATATACTACTTCACCACTAATGAGTTCAGAAGACGACTTTCAAGACAAGAGAGCATCCAACTCCATGGAAAATCCTTTGTGAATATATGA